One Kitasatospora sp. MAP12-44 DNA segment encodes these proteins:
- a CDS encoding substrate-binding domain-containing protein, giving the protein MRHTAAKLFATLAIATSLATVAAGMASADPTVTPAAQDIVGAGSDTTQAVLNQFSTDYNAFLTGKGDTTSPRLYSWDATGTSPITPKTGANSIARPNGSSAGVAALNANTNTTLDFARSSRAPQTGDLTSDLFVAYAKDGVSWAGNSAGNAPANLTTADLLGIYTCSITNWNQITDVSGYTGPNATIDAYLPQLSSGTRAFFLKAIGGGTTVTPGSCVEAYTPEENEGTDAVFTDVNSVFPYSAAHYIGQVYGGHTTTTDAPGSLSIRSVDGTFPITSTHTLNPTFTSTNYGRNVYNVVRSGDWTATGTQATALKAIFGASGWICTNATAKADLKSYGFQTLPIGACGSTTHI; this is encoded by the coding sequence ATGCGTCACACTGCCGCAAAGCTGTTCGCGACCCTTGCCATCGCCACCTCTCTCGCCACCGTCGCCGCCGGTATGGCCTCGGCCGACCCGACCGTGACCCCGGCCGCCCAGGACATCGTGGGTGCGGGTTCGGACACCACGCAGGCCGTGCTCAACCAGTTCTCCACCGACTACAACGCCTTCCTGACCGGCAAGGGCGACACCACGTCCCCCCGCCTGTACAGCTGGGACGCGACCGGCACCTCGCCGATCACCCCCAAGACGGGCGCGAACTCCATCGCCCGCCCGAACGGCTCCAGCGCCGGTGTCGCCGCGCTGAACGCCAACACCAACACCACGCTGGACTTCGCCCGTTCCTCGCGCGCCCCGCAGACCGGTGACCTGACCAGCGACCTGTTCGTCGCGTACGCCAAGGACGGCGTCTCCTGGGCGGGCAACTCCGCGGGCAACGCCCCGGCGAACCTGACCACCGCCGACCTGCTCGGCATCTACACCTGCTCGATCACCAACTGGAACCAGATCACCGACGTCTCCGGCTACACCGGCCCGAACGCCACGATCGACGCCTACCTGCCGCAGCTCAGCTCCGGTACCCGCGCCTTCTTCCTCAAGGCCATCGGCGGCGGCACCACGGTCACCCCCGGCTCCTGCGTCGAGGCGTACACCCCCGAGGAGAACGAGGGCACCGACGCGGTCTTCACCGACGTCAACTCGGTCTTCCCGTACTCGGCCGCGCACTACATCGGCCAGGTCTACGGCGGCCACACCACCACGACCGACGCCCCCGGCAGCCTGTCGATCCGCTCGGTAGACGGGACCTTCCCGATCACCTCGACCCACACCCTGAACCCGACGTTCACCTCCACCAACTACGGCCGCAACGTCTACAACGTGGTGCGCAGTGGCGACTGGACCGCCACCGGCACGCAGGCCACCGCGCTGAAGGCGATCTTCGGTGCCTCCGGCTGGATCTGCACCAACGCCACCGCCAAGGCCGACCTGAAGAGCTACGGCTTCCAGACCCTGCCGATCGGCGCCTGCGGCAGCACCACCCACATCTGA
- the pstA gene encoding phosphate ABC transporter permease PstA — protein MTALDLPTVELPKVADAQAAPVAAAVEAPEHRLRLGGVTRPELLTLGGALLGSLALDWLLYERLLPFSGAQGFLLCWYLLFLAFSYALGSLQWDPRTVRERVVSLVAWTSGALLVVLIVEQIGFIAIRGSHAAAHLNFFTQDMEHTAARSPITSGGALHAVIGSVEQLGLATLFSVPLGIAAAVFLSEIGGRAARPVRTVVEAMTALPSIVAGLFVLGVLILTLGLQPSGFAASIALTVMMMPIVTRASEVVIRLVPGTLREASYALGGSQWRTVWNVVLPTARPGLTTAVVLAMARGVGETSPVLLTAGFTTRTNANPFSGNQISLPLYIWNYVRQPYPFMVSRGFAAALLLMAIVLVLFVTARVLGSRRPGTSGRRRRRAAREARA, from the coding sequence ATGACCGCCCTCGACCTGCCCACGGTTGAACTCCCCAAGGTCGCCGACGCCCAGGCCGCCCCGGTCGCCGCCGCCGTCGAAGCCCCCGAACACCGACTGCGGCTGGGCGGCGTCACCCGGCCCGAGCTGCTCACCCTGGGCGGCGCGCTGCTGGGTTCGCTGGCGCTGGACTGGCTGCTCTACGAGCGGCTGCTGCCGTTCAGCGGCGCCCAGGGCTTCCTGCTCTGCTGGTACCTGCTCTTCCTGGCCTTCAGCTACGCGCTCGGCAGCCTCCAGTGGGACCCGCGGACGGTGCGCGAGCGGGTGGTCTCGCTGGTCGCCTGGACCTCCGGGGCGCTGCTGGTGGTCCTGATCGTCGAGCAGATCGGCTTCATCGCGATCCGCGGCTCGCACGCCGCCGCGCACCTCAACTTCTTCACCCAGGACATGGAGCACACCGCGGCGCGCTCGCCGATCACCTCGGGCGGGGCGCTGCACGCGGTGATCGGCTCGGTGGAGCAGCTGGGCCTGGCCACCCTGTTCTCGGTGCCGCTGGGCATCGCCGCGGCGGTCTTCCTCTCCGAGATCGGCGGCCGGGCGGCCCGGCCGGTGCGCACGGTGGTGGAGGCGATGACCGCGCTGCCGTCCATCGTCGCGGGCCTGTTCGTGCTCGGCGTGCTGATCCTCACCCTCGGGCTGCAGCCCAGCGGCTTCGCGGCCTCGATCGCGCTGACCGTGATGATGATGCCGATCGTCACCCGGGCCTCCGAGGTGGTGATCCGGCTGGTCCCCGGCACCCTGCGGGAGGCCTCGTACGCGCTCGGCGGCAGCCAGTGGCGCACGGTGTGGAACGTCGTGCTGCCCACCGCCCGGCCCGGCCTGACGACCGCGGTGGTGCTGGCGATGGCCCGCGGCGTCGGCGAGACCTCGCCGGTGCTGCTGACCGCGGGCTTCACCACCCGGACCAACGCCAACCCGTTCAGCGGGAACCAGATCAGCCTGCCGCTCTACATCTGGAACTACGTCCGGCAGCCCTACCCCTTCATGGTCTCCCGGGGCTTCGCCGCCGCGCTGCTGCTGATGGCGATCGTCCTGGTCCTGTTCGTCACCGCCCGGGTACTCGGCAGCCGTCGCCCCGGCACCTCGGGCCGGCGCCGCCGCCGGGCCGCCCGGGAGGCCCGGGCCTGA
- a CDS encoding GntR family transcriptional regulator — protein MILSIDPSGQVPIYQQIRDRVVEAIAAGELAEGSPLPSTRQLAADLGINFHTANKAYDLLRQEGLLVLNRRSGAVVQRDARSGPALPGFAEEWTTRLRTLLAEAVAHGVDDDAVRRACADTLTSFAVDATARTDQTDQGGEPV, from the coding sequence GTGATCCTGAGCATTGACCCGAGCGGCCAGGTCCCGATCTACCAGCAGATCCGGGACCGGGTGGTCGAGGCGATCGCGGCCGGCGAACTCGCCGAGGGCAGCCCGCTGCCCTCGACCCGCCAGCTCGCGGCCGATCTCGGCATCAACTTCCACACCGCCAACAAGGCCTACGACCTGTTGCGGCAGGAGGGGCTGCTCGTCCTCAACCGCCGCAGCGGAGCGGTCGTCCAGCGCGACGCCCGCTCCGGCCCGGCGCTGCCCGGGTTCGCCGAGGAATGGACAACCCGGCTGCGCACTCTGCTGGCCGAGGCGGTGGCCCACGGCGTCGACGACGACGCGGTGCGCCGCGCCTGCGCCGACACGCTCACGTCGTTCGCGGTGGACGCGACTGCTCGGACGGATCAGACGGATCAAGGGGGAGAACCGGTATGA
- the pstC gene encoding phosphate ABC transporter permease subunit PstC — protein sequence MTTALTAPPTQPGPDQPRVITAPVTPGDRIFRGLLRAAGLSVFVIMGLIALFLLLRGSAALRATGWSFFTEMRWDTETHQFGIAAVLPDGVLIAVIALVLAVPVSLTAAVFVSEYAPARLRAVLVSVIDLMAAVPSIIYGLWGFYFLQPRIVGVIRWLALHLGFIPFLKVSTGDIGTSYTSSTFIAGMIVSLMIIPIVTSLSRQVFSQAPQGEREGAYALGSTRWGMVRTVVLPFGRGGVIGAVMLGFGRAMGETIAVALVISPAFKITGHVLENGANSISALIALRFGESDALSLSALMAAGLVLFTLTLLVNVLAGLVISRSRSGASTAD from the coding sequence ATGACAACCGCCCTCACCGCGCCACCCACCCAGCCGGGCCCGGACCAGCCACGCGTGATCACCGCGCCGGTCACCCCGGGCGACCGGATCTTCCGCGGCCTGCTCCGGGCGGCCGGCCTGTCGGTCTTCGTGATCATGGGCCTGATCGCGCTCTTCCTGCTGCTGCGCGGCTCCGCCGCGCTGCGCGCCACCGGCTGGTCGTTCTTCACCGAGATGCGCTGGGACACCGAGACGCACCAGTTCGGCATCGCCGCCGTGCTGCCGGACGGCGTGCTGATCGCGGTGATCGCGCTGGTGCTGGCCGTCCCGGTCTCGCTCACCGCGGCGGTCTTCGTCTCCGAGTACGCGCCGGCCCGGCTGCGGGCCGTGCTGGTCTCGGTGATCGACCTGATGGCGGCGGTGCCGAGCATCATCTATGGCCTGTGGGGCTTCTACTTCCTGCAGCCGCGGATCGTCGGGGTGATTCGCTGGCTGGCCCTGCACCTGGGGTTCATCCCCTTCCTCAAGGTCAGCACCGGCGACATCGGCACCTCCTACACCTCCTCGACCTTCATCGCGGGGATGATCGTGTCGCTGATGATCATCCCGATCGTCACCTCGCTCAGCCGCCAGGTCTTCTCGCAGGCGCCGCAGGGCGAGCGCGAGGGCGCGTACGCGCTGGGCAGCACCCGCTGGGGGATGGTGCGCACGGTGGTGCTGCCGTTCGGCCGCGGCGGCGTGATCGGCGCCGTGATGCTCGGCTTCGGCCGGGCGATGGGCGAGACCATCGCGGTCGCCCTGGTCATCTCGCCGGCCTTCAAGATCACCGGCCATGTGCTGGAGAACGGCGCCAACTCGATCTCCGCGCTGATCGCGCTGCGCTTCGGCGAGTCGGACGCGCTCTCGCTCTCCGCCCTGATGGCGGCCGGTCTGGTGCTCTTCACCCTCACGCTGCTGGTCAACGTGCTGGCGGGCCTGGTCATCAGTCGCTCCCGCTCTGGCGCCAGTACGGCGGACTGA